The DNA segment tgtacctacatttatatatgcgcCTATATACCCGTTTATATATACCATTTATTCGTATGCCTGTATATGCACGTGCTTACGCGGGAGTTCAAATTAACTCACACATGGGCCCTGGGTCGTATGCACATTCTCGCTGACGCGCAGATGTCAATTCCTTCTCCAATCGATTCGTCGTTTATCTACATGGCGCGTGATGCTCAGCTTTGAATTTGaacacaaaaatatatataacattcgttcctttttctttttctccaattcTGCTACTACCTTCCGTTTTTTACGCAGATGGGCATATAGCTGGTGTGTATGCGTCCACGCTCCCCGGAGGTGGGCGTGCCAaaggctctttttttttttttttttttttttcaccttctaGGTTACTTTTTCGTTTGCTTAttatttctccccctttctctatcccctttttttctttttctttttcttttcttttttttttttttccaaatgatCACATATTCCTTGACTTTGTTGATCAACTAACAAAACGCAAACGTACAAAATGACACGCAAATTATTACAGGCACCCTTTGGCGATATACTCACCCGTTCGGTTGCACATCTTGTGATGCGCTAAAAATTAGCCATTTCGTTACCGGGGATTCATTAAATACTCCCCTTGCTGCTTGCATGTGTAAATGCTTTTTGTGTCCACTACGACATTTTCTGGTTGGCACAGGTTGACCGACGTTCATTTACAAAGCCCTTTTTGCTAACAGTTCACCTCATGTTTGTGCGCATTTGCAAGGCGCATACCACAGAAGGATGAAATTAGTATCCCCCTTAAAGAAACACCCCAAGGGAAATGGGACGGACACACCACATCACACGGTTAGGCGGTCCATATGGACATCCTTTCCAACACATGGACGAGTGAACCTTCCGTAAATGCCCCTACCCTGATTTTTTCATACCCAAAAATGTACCTTCCTGTTGAACCATGGAAGTGCAACAGCAAAGGGGGGCCCCATTTCTCCTCCAATTTAACCCACAAATGGGTGCAAATTATGCTAATCCCATTTTCACCTTCCAGTCGGATATggtaaatggaaaaaaaaaaaaaaggaaaagcaaatgAAACAAACCACAGGAAACTCAATTGCCTATGtaactacatttttttttttttttttttttttttttttttatttgctacGCTCGAAAAAGAATGGTATTTAAAAGGTCAGCTTAAAGTCAAGTCGAAATTCCTCGGTGAACGAGTTGTGTCTCGGAGGGGTCAAAAGTGAAGCATGTCCTCGAGGGGGTGAACAGGGGAGGATATTAACGTACGCAAGAacgtttatatatatgtacgccCTTAAGTGCATGCACAGTtcataagaagaaaagaacccGCTCCTCCCAATTTTCGCCACCTAGTATGGCAAATTATATATCCGTCTTAACCACAACACATAACGCGTACTCTTTTTCCCTGAACGGATGAATCTCCCAATAAGCGGTGGGTCTTTCGCTTCATTTTGCTAACGCACatgaatgtaaaaaaaaaaaaaaatattgagaGCAAATATGTGCTCTTCTTAATGTCCTCATAATACgtataactttttttttttttttttctttccaattCTGTCGAAGCGGTTATCGCAAAATATGCTAAAGGGTATACAACAGGAAAGCTCCCTTTAGAGTTATGCTCCACACTAAGTCATCCTTATGTGCATCCATATATTCGCGCATTCTCAGCTGCACATTCCCTCCATGTATTTGATGCACTTTAACACGTATACCATTTATACGTGTATACAATTCAACACGAGCATAAACGGGTAGAAACAAGTCTGATCCTtcttatatatgtgtaccttTTTATACCTGTCGAGGGTTTACACCCTATCGATGCTCCTCCAATTTGAAGTGTAAGTATGCACTCCTGCCTGGTATTTGTACATTCGCACATTGGTGTTCGTGCCAACAAATGGCTTTTTGGGCAATCCCTCTTGTCCGCACAACATTTTGCATGTTCCGAGGTGGCAGTTTCCGCAAAAGACAACTCTCCTACTCCAATTCccgtaaaaatgtaaaagcaataaaaaataaaactgcAAGAGAGTCGTAGCCGAACAAAACATAAGTATCCATATGGCGCAATTCCCAATTTAGTAACCCTTAACGCTGTTCTCAAAATTTCCCATTCTTGCGCATATTGATTGGGATACATGTGACAGTTCTGCTGAACATGAACACACACGTATCATTCGGAGAACATCCTAGGATAGCAGCACACATCGATGAAATAACCTACCATGGGATGAACACAATtggctttaaaaaaaaaaaaaaaaaaaataccccaATGGATAGTGATTGATCATTTTCCCCATAAAAGTCAAACGAGTTGGATCGCCTAGTGGTGTAAAGAACAGTGTGGTGTGTATTaagcatttttaaattcttcaaGCGCGAATATATTCTTTTGGTTAGTGAAATATGTACGGATGATGTTGTACTGAATTCACcacaaaaaatgcataaacaTACAGgtagaggggaaaaagaaaataaatcatAACTCTTCCCATCATAGGTATTCGTAACTCCTAACCCTGAATGGGgccttcatttttcctttttaaaagaaaaatgcaaatcgTTGGGGACACAAATAAGAGTGAGAGTTTCTcccaaaatgtaaaaaaaaaattacaaaaattacaaaacaaataaatatcaTACTCGTTAGAAATAATTACTGAATGGTGAGGATGCTTTTCCAAAGCACTTATCTCACTCATTCAGTTAGGTATATACTTGTAGGGAAAAACACTATGGGGTGGGGTCGAATGATTACTACGCTTTGTCAGCTCTGCATCTCATAACGAATGTATTTAAGCAAGtgcccttcattttttcttatggtCTTCCGGGTACTTACGATGTCACTGCGCACAGTCTTATTCAGTGTCATTCTCCCTCTcgtcgtcttcctcctcgtcatcatcatcgccTTTCTCCTTGTtactctccttttcttcttcctcttcctccgcgttttctttcttcttctgcttcttcgCTTCCCTTGCCCGctcttcctccattttcttcttccactcGAGGGCCTTCTGAAATATCTTCATGttctacagaaaaaaagaaaaccaagTGGCACGAatgtggcaaaaaaaaaaaatatcacaaAAATCACCAAGTGGTAACCGCAACACATGTACGATACGGAAAAGGCATCCGAGCTGAAGACCAAATGATCTTCCCTCTTACCTGTGATTGGTTCCCGTCGTCGGGGAAAACGTATGTGATGAACTCCTCCACtacttcatcatcatccttcttaatgattttcctcttcttgaTTTTCTTGGGCAACCGTTTCTGCGTTTTATCTATAACGTCTTTATCCCCGTAGTCTTTCTCAATTTCGTACAGAAAGTTCAGCAAAATGCACCTTTCATTGAcaagttcatttttcttgcaAAACTCGATTCCATTTTCCAGAATTTCTCTGCACTTGGCGATGTCGTCGAAGTAGATGTACTGGAACTCCGCGTAGCTTTTGTATACCTGCAGTGGGATGATACAGATGAGTTATTCGGAAGAGGTCGTAATAAAATTGCGGCATCTACATATAGTACCTACGATGCCAAACATACAATGCATATACACTCCTCTCCTCTCCACATGAAAAACTCTACCTTATAATGCTGGGTTATATTTAAAAGCCTCTCATACAACTTCTTGGCATTTTCATACTCCTGCAGGTTTATTTCTAAGTCTATGTAGTTTTTCCAGATCTGGatagaatttaaaaaaaaaaaaaaaaaaaggagatacaATGTGGGGGAGATGTAACACTTAATAATAGGGTCGGCTTACACAACGGGCCGATACAATTTTACTGGAAATGTGCTGACAAAAATTGAGTACACACAGGAGGGCATATTTTGGCCTACCAGTTCGGGGAGTTTCATGTCGTCCAGGTGGATGGCAATTTCTGCGATTTGCCGAGCGCGTTCCACCTCGTCCAGGGACAGCTCGAAGTTGATCATGGAGATCCAGgcctgcaaaaaaaatataaaaaaagaagggcaGATGGAAGAGGCATGTGTGGACAAGTGGAACATGAATGTGGGagcatcgaaaaaaaaaaaatccgcaATGGAAATAACTCCGCAATGGAAATAACTCCCCAATAGAAATAACTGCGCTCCGCTCTCTGAACGATACTCCCCGCACTTACCTTCGAGTTAAAGGGGAAGGCCTCGACATACTTCGCGTAGATATCGCGGCATTCCTTAATGTTCCCTAGGCGAAGTTCCATCTCGCAGTACTCCTCAAAtatctcctccttcttaaCACTTTCGATGGCGCGGTTAAAAATCGATCTCACCTTTGGAATGTCCATCTGCCGGATTTCAAAATTAGCATATAGTAGGTAAATTTTCTTAAAGGTAAAATTCTGGTTCTTCAAGATTTTCAGAACATTTCTGTATACATCTCGAGCTCTCTGCACATTTTCTGCATGCAGTTCCTCAAAGATGGCATAATTAATCCACAAGTAAATGTATCTTTTCCAAAACTTTTTATTTGCCACAGGTGGGATAATACTAATGGCTCTTTCGTATAGTTCCCTTATGCGGACAACACATCTATCCTTATTCACCAAATTTATGTTTGACTCTTCCAACTTGATGTAATTAAACCATGTATCATAATCAGAAgggttttttttaatttcctcctCGTAAGTAATTCTCTCCTTAATCATCAATGTCTCGTCCAGTTCCTCCTTATCAGCATACTTCTTCTGAAATTGTAAAAAGCTTTTGTACAAAAattcacttttattttttggtaaaattttaagtgcctcaatatatatttttctgcacctttcatattcattattctcttcttcaaaattgcaaaaatttatataaaaatgttcatcCAGAAAAGATGGAGGTAATAATTCAATACACTTTTCGAAACATGCCCGAGCTCTATCCACGTTCCTATACTTCCTTTCAAATTTAATAAATCTGTAAAAACATTCCATCTTAGGTAGCGTTACAATAAGTCTCTCGAAAATATTTCTGCAGTTATCAATCTCTCTACATCTTTCCTCAAAATTGATATAACACAGAAATGAGGTTTCGTctattttccactttatcCATCGTTCGTATATATTTCTAGCGTTCACAAAAttgtttaaaatttcttccaggtgtgcatatttcttccagaaaatattttccatagGTAGCAGCAGAACTGCTCTTTCAAATAAATTTCTCGCgctgtttatatttttatttagtaATTCTActtctatatattttaacCACAAATTTATATTGGTGTAGTCTATATTTAATGCCCTTTCAAAAATGGATCTTGCCCTTCGAATGTCTTTTTGCTTTACTTCCCACAGGGCGTACTTTATGTAGGTACTAATCAGgtaccttctcttccttatcTTATCTTCATACTCCTTTCTCTTACTTATTTTATATTCGTTCAGTTCATCCTCGTCGATCAGGTTGTAGTTCACCTTCTGCTCCACTTCCTCCAGGTCCAGTGCCTCGTTTATCAGCTGCTCTGCGGTTATCTGCACCTCCGCCGCGTTCTTGTTCTTCACCTGCGAGAGGGGAGAGCGGTGTGACGACATGACTATGTGACCACATTACTATGTGACGACGACGTGATGCGCATGCAATACGCACCCGCCCTAAATACCCACATAAACATAGCAAATCAAATAATACAACCGGTGGGTAGCCTCTCCAACCACTGTCCACACCCCACATTACCTGCAACTTCTTGCTATTCACATTCATCCTGTCCTACTGCGTTTCCAAAAAATTGATCTCACATCAGGGGTATATTACGCCCTTCACAACAGACAGCGTACGGAGGAACAACCCTAATAATAAGCATCACTCAACGATGCATGTTCTGTTCCACTTAAACAGTTCAGTTCGGCTACGCTCTACACCTCTTCCCAATAGCATAGAGATCTGTCAGAACTCctcaaaagaagaaacagaaaaaaaaaaaaaaaaaaaaaaaaaaaatactcaaATTATGCCGCTTCTACGGTATAATTTTCCATCCTACGTGGTAAACAAAATTCcctcacaaaaaaagggactaTTTTTTAGCAagcctttttcctttttcctactCCTATCCTAATGGCTTACTAATTTTCTCTACTTCCCTTTAGCATTTTAAAACCCTTTTAGAGAAAGgccaaaaaaatgttcatccGCTAACGGAACcagtgaaaataaaaagccgTTTCGGAGATTCCCCCAAATGGCCCAAACAAGAAGGACCACTGCGCCCTTTGCACTCCAAATGTAAGCTGTATATTAAGAAAAACAacttggcaaaaaaaaaaaaaaaaaaaaaaaaaaaaaatcataaaaaTCATCAAAATATCCAACCGATGGACTGCGCAACAATTCGCGGAGAGGGTACCCATCCACGGGCAATTTCAAACGGGGTTGCCGAAGGATCCCCCAAGCCTtcccccctaaaaaaaaacaaggccCCACGTGGAGGGGCAAAACAAACATATACCGGATTTACATACAAAATGTACTAACCAAAATGTAGGCGCCTTCTAAAACAATTTATTTCCAGTAAACCTCTCAGTcccattgaaaaaaaaaaaagtacgccttctttcctttcccataTAAATAACTTTGAAAAGATGGAACTCATCATCTAGAGCGATAAAATCACGGACAACACACCTCGGCAGATGGTAAATCTCCCTGCACAAACCTAAAATGGAAGCCTGCTACGGGTACATGCGGGGAAGTGACCCCCAAACATATATAGATCCTTATTTACTGAAATTACAAGCTAATGCCATAAAGAATAAACGCATCGTATCCATATGTTTCCCATTCAGAGAAATGTAATCTCTTCAAAGGGATCATTCACTACAATGGTCTCTGCGCAGGGGTCAAAGGAGGATGATGAGAATTTATCCATCGATTCTCCTCCGCCCATTGAGGTAAAAATCTTCCTAAATGGCTACATCAtggaggataaaaaaaaaaaaaaaaatgtccataAGAGACGATCTTGCACAATACGTGCTTGTTTAAAGCtacgttttcattttacaatGTGTTTTAGTGAAAATCGGTGCGGAACAAAAAGAGGAGTTAAACACAGAATACATAAAAGCACCAGCGTGTCAACACATGCTGGCGCACCTGCAACTTCCAGGTGAACTGTTAATGTGTTCCGTCCGCGGCGCAGACAGATATACCACAAACAACGCTCCCCTTTCTCATGAGTGCTCATTTTTTCGGGACAAACAAAATTGTGCACGGAGTTGCTAAAATGGATGATACCTTCCATCACTTAAAAAGGGGGttttaacaacaaaaaaaaaaaaaaaaaaaagacaaggaaataaaacgggaaagaagaaacttCGTAAAAATGCCGGGACACATGCCCAAATGAATCAGGCATCGGGAAAAGTCACATAACAAAACATGCACGAATGCGAAAATTCACCGACGCATGTGtgttcaaaaagaaaaaaaaaattcataccTCCCACGGGAGATATACATAGCATTATCCACAAATGAAACATATCTGTTCAAATGTGTC comes from the Plasmodium knowlesi strain H genome assembly, chromosome: 3 genome and includes:
- a CDS encoding pre-mRNA-splicing factor CLF1, putative, whose product is MNVNSKKLQVKNKNAAEVQITAEQLINEALDLEEVEQKVNYNLIDEDELNEYKISKRKEYEDKIRKRRYLISTYIKYALWEVKQKDIRRARSIFERALNIDYTNINLWLKYIEVELLNKNINSARNLFERAVLLLPMENIFWKKYAHLEEILNNFVNARNIYERWIKWKIDETSFLCYINFEERCREIDNCRNIFERLIVTLPKMECFYRFIKFERKYRNVDRARACFEKCIELLPPSFLDEHFYINFCNFEEENNEYERCRKIYIEALKILPKNKSEFLYKSFLQFQKKYADKEELDETLMIKERITYEEEIKKNPSDYDTWFNYIKLEESNINLVNKDRCVVRIRELYERAISIIPPVANKKFWKRYIYLWINYAIFEELHAENVQRARDVYRNVLKILKNQNFTFKKIYLLYANFEIRQMDIPKVRSIFNRAIESVKKEEIFEEYCEMELRLGNIKECRDIYAKYVEAFPFNSKAWISMINFELSLDEVERARQIAEIAIHLDDMKLPELIWKNYIDLEINLQEYENAKKLYERLLNITQHYKVYKSYAEFQYIYFDDIAKCREILENGIEFCKKNELVNERCILLNFLYEIEKDYGDKDVIDKTQKRLPKKIKKRKIIKKDDDEVVEEFITYVFPDDGNQSQNMKIFQKALEWKKKMEEERAREAKKQKKKENAEEEEEEKESNKEKGDDDDEEEDDERENDTE